A single genomic interval of Bdellovibrio sp. ArHS harbors:
- a CDS encoding SpoIIE family protein phosphatase: MKKRGISIRYKILLLLTSLPLITLSVYLVLALQIFEDDKIAYVFDSSSSMSGTMAAQIKTQLNGVLGTTKPIFQDYLTQQKFTSISDSIFTNEFNLESIVVFGAGSTGAYEKKALLEKVPGQTDGILASLQSYLPTYFAEADAARRVVKVPYIDDRVFIFEKVSDETKTRNTVFMVIVRMSEASEMFRAATSQKMYLISQDGLVLFGPDGMPGKRLQSVVTPSFLRGKSLVAQGAETDKAVDGTELLVSYSRAGFGDLIVVTTVEKEKALGAVQILIRKSLIFFGILISLTVILSLFASSGLTQALTQLFTATGKVAEGDFNIRVDVKSNDEVGSLAENFNIMAAEVARLLEQTAEKARMESELQTAKTVQETLFPETRAKIGPLAIAGYYEPASECGGDWWHYCQIGNKIFLWIGDATGHGAPAALITSAAKSASTIIERLNIAPNKALELLNRSIYDVSKGRIMMTFFLASFDLETGELVYCNASHEAPFLIKKTDGPLKKKDLVPLNEVNNPRLGQARDSVYQQTSIQLEKGDAVFFYTDGIPDIQNPGKEAWGEREFIKALIAANKDFPGVGDSVDRFAISFQEHRQGAPLVDDVTFFVVKNEGLN, from the coding sequence GTGAAAAAACGTGGCATATCAATAAGATATAAGATTCTTTTGCTTCTCACTTCGCTGCCTTTGATTACATTATCGGTGTATCTGGTGCTGGCTTTACAGATCTTCGAAGATGATAAGATCGCCTATGTCTTTGATTCTTCCAGCAGCATGTCGGGCACGATGGCGGCTCAAATTAAGACACAGCTTAACGGCGTGTTGGGAACGACGAAGCCGATCTTTCAAGACTATCTGACGCAGCAAAAATTCACATCGATTTCGGATTCTATTTTCACGAACGAGTTCAATCTGGAATCCATCGTCGTCTTTGGGGCAGGGAGCACCGGTGCCTACGAGAAAAAAGCTCTTTTAGAAAAAGTTCCGGGCCAGACGGACGGCATATTGGCATCTTTGCAAAGCTATCTTCCGACTTATTTCGCGGAGGCCGATGCCGCTCGTCGCGTGGTGAAGGTTCCTTATATCGATGACCGAGTTTTTATTTTCGAAAAGGTCAGCGATGAAACCAAAACCCGCAATACCGTTTTCATGGTGATCGTGCGTATGAGTGAGGCGTCGGAAATGTTCCGCGCGGCCACTTCGCAAAAAATGTATTTAATTTCACAGGATGGTTTGGTGCTGTTCGGTCCTGACGGCATGCCAGGAAAAAGACTGCAGTCCGTCGTGACACCTTCTTTCTTGCGGGGCAAATCTTTGGTCGCACAAGGCGCGGAAACAGACAAAGCCGTCGATGGGACGGAGCTTTTGGTGTCGTATTCTCGCGCCGGGTTTGGCGATCTCATTGTGGTGACCACGGTGGAAAAAGAAAAAGCTCTGGGGGCTGTGCAAATCCTTATCCGCAAGTCTTTGATCTTTTTCGGCATCTTGATTTCTTTGACGGTGATCTTAAGTCTTTTTGCTTCCAGCGGTCTGACTCAAGCGTTGACACAGCTTTTTACGGCGACCGGCAAAGTGGCGGAAGGGGATTTCAATATTCGCGTGGATGTGAAATCCAATGATGAAGTGGGCAGTCTTGCGGAAAACTTCAATATCATGGCGGCCGAAGTGGCGCGCCTGCTTGAACAGACGGCGGAAAAAGCCCGGATGGAGTCTGAGCTGCAAACCGCTAAGACGGTGCAGGAGACTCTGTTCCCAGAAACCCGCGCCAAAATCGGTCCTTTGGCGATTGCCGGTTACTATGAACCCGCCAGTGAATGTGGCGGTGACTGGTGGCACTACTGCCAAATCGGCAATAAAATTTTCTTGTGGATCGGAGATGCGACGGGGCACGGGGCTCCGGCGGCCTTGATCACGAGTGCGGCGAAAAGTGCGTCGACGATCATCGAACGTCTGAATATTGCGCCAAACAAAGCTTTAGAACTTCTGAACCGTTCTATTTATGACGTTTCCAAAGGTCGCATTATGATGACCTTCTTTCTGGCGTCCTTTGATTTGGAAACGGGCGAATTGGTTTATTGCAATGCCTCTCACGAAGCGCCTTTCTTGATCAAAAAAACGGACGGGCCGTTGAAGAAAAAAGACCTGGTGCCTTTGAATGAAGTGAATAATCCCAGATTGGGACAAGCCCGTGATTCTGTTTATCAGCAGACCAGCATTCAATTAGAAAAAGGGGATGCGGTGTTCTTTTATACCGATGGTATTCCGGATATTCAGAATCCAGGCAAAGAGGCTTGGGGAGAACGAGAATTTATCAAAGCTTTGATTGCTGCCAACAAAGACTTCCCGGGGGTCGGGGATTCGGTGGATCGTTTTGCGATCAGCTTCCAAGAACATCGTCAAGGGGCGCCCTTGGTCGATGACGTGACCTTTTTTGTAGTAAAAAACGAAGGTCTTAATTAA
- a CDS encoding FecR domain-containing protein — MSRFGQTEKFIFFGALILLMAFSYFLYDDSLLFPKANHGKLELIGDVATSQNDVRRKNLDTFSWLPASRKDVVYQNDSIFTGDRSEATIRLQDGTQIRIEPNSLITLNLKNGQMNLDLRYGNLVGELAQGSSLTVKSGTEEFKLESTPGTAEKPKIQFNKAHSGNVDLKLLSGDVKYVDKKKKAVKTLPKNAVVAVTKQGEVKQVEKPQLALKTENNINYLRVNPDDPLPFAWESKGPVSRYELEISPSEDFSTVAVSKITSELNTAVTEPLQPGPYYWRLKAFDHNGQISAISAAQNMHISHLVGPQIVTPTQAAQISLELKVKPQEELVTTTEVQWRAQPVLKNFTWQISQDPEFQTLLKEENTTTLAAVTPKLPSGTYWVRVQGQTENQKVSPWSEPVSFTLNLLAHKEERPDRPVLVTKKIEFKVPTGKDRNPASPEAPKMAWKPVLQTKNYQLQIAKDASFKEAEKYDLNQTSAAWAQYRPGKYFYRVYARGLNGLVSEPSETGVLEITVGGVTLDPLKTINAVGQAPGPKETPISWSEVPFAKSYLVQVDKNKDFTTPQLLEYAANAGVLTLNDPGRYNVRVQALDEANKPLTEFSNIEEVLYTFRTPLVPPTLMEPFNAASIFLQTEMEPFIWLEWKKVEGATSYRIEISDKADFSRTLIAKSLDGNRYLIKDRVPLGKIYWRVRAESKSDSETSEWTTKREFTLYHQKNETFVK; from the coding sequence ATGTCACGTTTTGGACAAACAGAAAAATTCATCTTTTTCGGAGCCCTCATCTTATTGATGGCCTTCTCGTATTTTCTGTACGATGACTCTTTGCTGTTCCCCAAAGCTAACCATGGAAAATTAGAATTGATTGGTGATGTCGCCACTTCTCAAAACGATGTGCGCCGTAAAAATCTTGATACTTTCAGTTGGCTTCCGGCTTCTCGCAAAGATGTCGTCTATCAAAATGACTCTATCTTTACCGGTGATCGTTCCGAGGCGACGATCCGTCTTCAAGATGGAACACAGATTCGCATCGAGCCCAACTCTCTTATCACTTTAAATCTTAAAAACGGTCAAATGAATCTGGATCTTCGCTACGGAAATCTCGTTGGTGAGCTGGCGCAAGGTTCTTCTTTGACGGTGAAGTCAGGCACGGAAGAATTCAAACTTGAATCCACTCCTGGCACCGCAGAAAAACCCAAAATTCAATTTAACAAAGCCCACAGTGGGAATGTGGATTTAAAACTTCTGTCCGGTGATGTGAAGTACGTCGATAAAAAGAAGAAGGCGGTTAAAACGCTTCCGAAAAATGCCGTGGTTGCAGTTACCAAACAAGGCGAAGTGAAACAGGTTGAAAAACCGCAACTGGCGCTGAAGACGGAAAACAACATCAACTACCTCCGTGTGAATCCCGACGATCCTCTTCCTTTTGCGTGGGAATCCAAGGGACCGGTTTCGCGCTATGAACTTGAGATCTCACCCTCTGAAGACTTCAGCACGGTCGCCGTCTCTAAAATCACCTCCGAGCTGAATACGGCCGTCACCGAGCCACTGCAGCCCGGCCCCTATTATTGGCGTTTGAAAGCTTTCGATCACAACGGACAAATCAGTGCGATTTCTGCCGCGCAAAACATGCACATCTCGCACTTGGTCGGACCGCAGATTGTGACCCCCACTCAAGCGGCACAGATCAGCCTGGAGTTGAAAGTAAAACCACAGGAAGAACTGGTCACGACAACTGAAGTGCAGTGGCGTGCTCAACCCGTTCTTAAGAATTTCACTTGGCAGATTTCCCAGGACCCTGAGTTCCAGACTCTTCTTAAAGAAGAAAACACCACCACTTTGGCGGCAGTCACCCCCAAACTTCCTTCGGGAACTTATTGGGTGCGAGTCCAGGGACAAACTGAAAATCAAAAAGTTTCGCCGTGGTCTGAGCCGGTGTCTTTCACATTGAATCTTTTAGCGCATAAAGAAGAACGTCCCGACCGCCCAGTGCTAGTGACTAAAAAAATTGAATTCAAGGTTCCGACGGGTAAGGATCGTAATCCCGCGTCTCCGGAAGCACCGAAGATGGCGTGGAAGCCTGTTTTACAAACCAAGAACTACCAGTTGCAGATCGCCAAAGATGCCAGCTTTAAAGAGGCTGAAAAATACGATCTCAACCAAACCTCGGCGGCGTGGGCCCAGTACCGTCCCGGCAAGTACTTCTATCGCGTCTATGCTCGCGGCCTCAATGGTCTGGTCAGTGAACCCAGTGAAACCGGCGTTTTGGAAATCACCGTTGGTGGAGTGACGCTGGATCCGTTGAAAACAATCAATGCCGTCGGACAGGCTCCCGGCCCCAAAGAAACTCCGATCAGTTGGAGCGAAGTCCCCTTTGCCAAATCCTATCTTGTGCAGGTGGATAAAAATAAAGACTTCACGACTCCGCAACTTCTGGAATATGCGGCGAATGCGGGCGTTCTGACTTTGAACGATCCGGGTCGTTACAATGTTCGCGTCCAGGCTTTGGATGAAGCCAACAAACCTTTGACCGAGTTTTCGAATATTGAAGAGGTTCTTTACACCTTCCGCACACCTCTGGTTCCTCCCACTTTGATGGAGCCATTTAATGCCGCTTCCATTTTCCTGCAAACGGAAATGGAACCCTTTATTTGGCTGGAGTGGAAAAAGGTGGAAGGTGCGACCTCGTACCGTATTGAAATCTCGGACAAGGCCGACTTTTCCCGCACGTTGATTGCCAAATCATTGGACGGAAATCGCTACCTGATTAAGGACCGCGTTCCGTTGGGCAAAATTTACTGGCGGGTTCGCGCCGAATCCAAAAGCGATTCGGAGACCTCTGAATGGACAACCAAACGTGAATTCACACTTTACCATCAGAAGAACGAGACTTTTGTAAAATGA
- a CDS encoding ATP-binding protein: MKIQYSLFDTLLEPVFVLNAEQKVVYCNETAAVIAGLSIRKITRGMKFGELFEFSEPLDGLDKLLEVCDATPYKEVNFKSSQGGEGKVQITLQPIFDSMGDKNWIVFVRDVTLEERLQKKYRAELEQKEDVIKALEDAKVQLENYSKNLEQMVADRTRELSRLNQTMSALLDSLGQGFFIFNTDGTILDVSSKACESTVECRPDGKLIWDVLKLPENKVEGFKKWMQTLFMEMLPFEDLSPLGPTTYPHSANRNIALEYHPLRSAEGTMEGVVVVASDITSLIEAQKQAETEKEHAKLIINMIKSKREIHRFIQEAQGLLISVREEVSKDEAPYDTETLFRNLHTLKGGAALFSIKEVAEACHQGETLLAELKDNWTRPAFISLRAKCFEIEEYFFKFLEETKEILGSSALPEERQIEIAISKLNDIARKVGSLPGGGHVAQELLLELAMEPVLRFVEPYNEVMLRLAERIDKMMAPLKINNGNIMVIPEIYNSLFATLVHAFRNAVDHGIEAPDTRVDAGKSAEGHVEVSFEVQSHFESPRLLIKIQDDGGGIDPQKIREKLAKRLVDTKNKTDAEVIQHIFDSQFSTREQVTDISGRGVGMDAIKVAAEELQGRVWVESQVGVGSTLFVEVPYITEFKKEKLPKAA, from the coding sequence ATGAAGATTCAGTACTCACTCTTCGACACCCTGTTAGAACCCGTTTTTGTTCTGAATGCAGAACAAAAGGTGGTTTATTGCAACGAAACGGCAGCGGTTATCGCCGGTCTTTCGATTCGTAAAATCACACGCGGCATGAAGTTCGGTGAACTTTTTGAATTCAGTGAGCCTTTAGATGGCCTGGATAAGCTGCTCGAGGTCTGCGATGCGACCCCTTACAAAGAAGTGAACTTCAAGAGCTCGCAAGGGGGCGAAGGTAAAGTCCAAATCACCTTGCAACCTATCTTTGATTCCATGGGCGATAAGAACTGGATTGTTTTTGTCCGCGATGTGACGTTGGAAGAACGTCTGCAAAAGAAATATCGCGCTGAGCTTGAGCAAAAAGAAGATGTCATCAAAGCCCTGGAAGATGCCAAAGTTCAACTGGAAAACTACAGCAAAAACCTGGAGCAAATGGTCGCGGATCGCACGCGCGAGTTATCACGCTTGAACCAGACGATGTCCGCACTGCTCGACAGCTTGGGACAAGGCTTCTTTATCTTTAATACCGACGGAACGATTTTGGATGTTTCTTCCAAGGCTTGCGAAAGCACCGTGGAATGCCGACCTGACGGCAAACTTATTTGGGATGTTTTAAAACTTCCCGAAAACAAAGTCGAAGGCTTCAAAAAATGGATGCAAACCCTGTTTATGGAAATGCTGCCCTTTGAAGATCTTTCGCCGTTGGGCCCGACAACTTATCCGCATTCAGCCAACCGTAATATCGCCTTAGAGTATCACCCGCTTCGTTCTGCGGAAGGGACTATGGAAGGCGTCGTGGTGGTTGCATCCGATATCACCTCGTTAATTGAAGCCCAGAAACAGGCAGAAACAGAAAAAGAACACGCCAAGTTGATCATCAATATGATCAAGTCAAAACGTGAAATCCACCGCTTTATCCAAGAAGCTCAGGGTTTGCTTATTTCCGTGCGCGAAGAAGTTTCCAAAGACGAAGCTCCCTACGACACGGAAACCCTTTTCCGCAACCTGCACACCCTCAAGGGAGGCGCCGCTCTGTTTTCCATCAAGGAAGTCGCAGAGGCCTGCCATCAGGGCGAAACTTTGCTGGCAGAATTGAAGGACAATTGGACCCGCCCCGCCTTTATCTCTTTGCGTGCGAAGTGTTTTGAAATCGAAGAATACTTCTTTAAGTTTTTAGAAGAGACCAAAGAAATTCTCGGCTCCTCGGCACTACCTGAAGAGCGTCAAATCGAAATTGCCATCAGCAAGCTTAACGATATCGCTCGCAAAGTGGGCTCGTTGCCTGGTGGCGGTCATGTCGCGCAAGAGCTTCTTCTCGAACTTGCCATGGAACCGGTTTTGCGATTTGTGGAACCTTATAACGAGGTGATGCTGCGTCTGGCGGAAAGAATCGACAAAATGATGGCGCCTTTGAAAATCAATAATGGCAACATCATGGTCATTCCGGAAATTTACAATTCCTTGTTCGCCACGCTGGTCCACGCCTTCAGAAATGCCGTCGATCACGGCATCGAAGCTCCCGACACGCGCGTTGATGCGGGAAAATCCGCCGAAGGACATGTCGAAGTCAGTTTTGAAGTTCAGTCTCATTTCGAATCTCCTCGTCTCTTGATCAAAATTCAGGACGACGGCGGCGGCATTGATCCGCAAAAGATTCGTGAAAAGCTTGCCAAGCGTTTGGTCGATACTAAAAATAAAACCGACGCGGAAGTGATTCAGCACATCTTCGACAGTCAGTTTTCAACTCGCGAACAAGTCACGGATATTTCCGGTCGAGGCGTGGGTATGGATGCCATCAAAGTGGCCGCCGAAGAACTGCAAGGACGTGTGTGGGTGGAGTCACAAGTGGGGGTTGGCTCAACCCTTTTTGTGGAAGTACCTTACATCACCGAATTTAAAAAAGAAAAGCTGCCAAAGGCAGCTTAG
- a CDS encoding DUF3750 domain-containing protein — protein sequence MKKLVSFFIGFFAISNAFAQDWRTATRESAGLAPDPKTEKRAVVQVYAARTVDWRGYFAVHSWIATKEKDASSYTTYHVIGWRVRRGLEAVVVQKDIPDRHWFGARPELLEDLRGEEAEKAIPQIHNLALNYAYKNTYRAYPGPNSNTFISHIIRNVPELKVELPPTAIGKDWINQGDIVGWSEAKTGVQFSLFGLFGLTIGLYEGVELNVLGLNFGVDFLRPALKLPMVGRVGMKDKAY from the coding sequence ATGAAAAAACTTGTTTCCTTTTTCATCGGTTTTTTTGCAATCAGCAATGCCTTTGCGCAAGATTGGCGTACTGCCACTCGCGAAAGTGCGGGGCTGGCACCTGATCCCAAAACTGAAAAGCGGGCGGTGGTGCAGGTTTATGCTGCTCGGACCGTGGATTGGCGAGGGTATTTTGCTGTGCATTCGTGGATTGCGACAAAAGAAAAAGACGCCAGTTCCTATACCACCTATCACGTGATCGGGTGGCGCGTGCGTCGGGGGCTGGAAGCGGTGGTCGTGCAAAAAGATATTCCGGATCGTCATTGGTTTGGAGCGCGTCCCGAGTTGCTTGAAGACCTGCGCGGTGAGGAAGCGGAAAAAGCGATTCCACAAATTCACAATCTGGCGTTGAACTATGCTTACAAGAATACGTACCGGGCTTATCCCGGACCTAACAGCAACACCTTTATTTCTCATATCATTCGCAATGTCCCCGAATTGAAAGTGGAGTTGCCACCGACAGCGATCGGGAAGGACTGGATCAATCAGGGCGATATCGTTGGCTGGAGTGAAGCAAAAACGGGCGTGCAGTTTTCATTGTTCGGTCTTTTTGGTTTAACAATAGGTCTTTACGAAGGTGTTGAGCTGAATGTCCTGGGGTTGAATTTTGGCGTTGATTTTCTGCGTCCCGCTTTGAAGCTTCCCATGGTGGGGCGAGTGGGGATGAAGGACAAGGCTTATTAA
- a CDS encoding response regulator, producing MFPVETRILVIDDMPSIRDLVKNTLKAMGYKNIQEAGDGEEGLKLLLQHNSPGTQFQLVISDWNMPKMKGLDLLKQVRATAEWANLPFVLLTSESERDQVTEAVLAGVSQYIVKPFSAKVFEDKLKAAYAKHNKA from the coding sequence ATGTTCCCTGTTGAAACCCGCATTTTAGTTATCGACGATATGCCGTCCATTCGTGATCTCGTGAAGAATACACTAAAGGCGATGGGCTACAAAAACATCCAAGAAGCCGGAGACGGTGAAGAAGGTTTGAAACTTCTTCTGCAGCACAACTCTCCGGGAACTCAGTTTCAATTGGTCATTTCTGATTGGAATATGCCGAAGATGAAAGGGCTGGATTTGCTGAAGCAAGTTCGTGCGACGGCGGAATGGGCAAATCTTCCTTTCGTACTGTTGACGTCAGAGTCGGAAAGAGATCAAGTGACCGAGGCCGTTTTGGCGGGTGTGTCGCAGTATATCGTCAAACCGTTCTCAGCCAAGGTCTTCGAGGACAAGCTGAAAGCGGCTTATGCTAAGCACAACAAAGCTTAA
- a CDS encoding ChaN family lipoprotein, with product MKTWSLFLISLLMSACAHAQSEGILRGNDHIPVTLQDAVATVTPGSIVIIGENHGFAEHRDQQVAIMQALRAKGLKVSVGMEFFTYTDQELVNSYRAGSLAEPDFLKAIQWGNPSYDYYRPQALFPLITEGAKTLALNAPRSVTGSAAKKGLEALTPEEKALLPPGFTLGRDSYKRRFLSMMPHLPSPEAGERYFAAQSIWDDTMAWKATEFMASHPDQVLVIVVGEFHVQYGGGLPDRLRARSPQTPLLTFSQINIQGMEEDEIAVEIQPSPQEGPRADYLWLAPAQSLGL from the coding sequence ATGAAGACTTGGAGCCTTTTTCTAATCTCACTCTTAATGTCGGCCTGTGCTCATGCTCAATCTGAAGGCATTTTGCGTGGGAACGACCATATTCCGGTGACTTTGCAGGATGCGGTGGCGACGGTCACCCCGGGAAGCATCGTCATTATTGGAGAGAATCACGGATTTGCCGAACACCGTGATCAGCAAGTCGCGATTATGCAGGCATTGCGCGCCAAAGGCTTGAAGGTTTCCGTCGGAATGGAATTTTTTACATATACGGATCAGGAACTCGTCAATTCTTATCGTGCGGGTTCGCTGGCCGAGCCTGACTTTTTAAAGGCCATTCAATGGGGCAATCCTTCTTATGATTATTATCGCCCGCAGGCACTTTTTCCTCTTATAACTGAAGGAGCGAAGACCCTTGCTTTGAATGCTCCGCGCAGTGTGACAGGGTCGGCGGCGAAAAAGGGTCTAGAGGCTTTGACTCCCGAAGAAAAGGCCTTGTTGCCACCGGGCTTCACTTTAGGACGTGATAGTTACAAGCGACGTTTTCTCAGTATGATGCCTCATCTGCCATCGCCAGAGGCGGGGGAGCGTTATTTCGCGGCTCAATCGATCTGGGACGATACCATGGCGTGGAAAGCCACCGAGTTCATGGCCTCACATCCTGATCAGGTCTTGGTCATTGTTGTCGGAGAATTCCATGTCCAGTATGGCGGCGGTCTTCCCGATCGTTTGCGGGCCCGGTCTCCTCAGACGCCGCTTTTGACCTTCTCGCAAATCAACATTCAAGGGATGGAAGAGGACGAAATCGCCGTCGAGATTCAGCCATCGCCGCAAGAGGGACCTCGGGCTGATTATCTGTGGCTGGCGCCAGCACAAAGTCTAGGGTTGTAA
- the rpmG gene encoding 50S ribosomal protein L33, producing the protein MAKKSGRIIITLECTEARAEGKPVSRYTTTKNKTKTPSRLEKKKYNPNLKRHTVHRETK; encoded by the coding sequence ATGGCAAAAAAGTCAGGAAGAATCATCATCACTCTTGAGTGCACTGAAGCTCGCGCTGAAGGCAAACCTGTTTCTCGTTACACTACGACTAAGAACAAAACTAAGACTCCAAGTCGTCTTGAAAAGAAGAAATACAATCCAAACTTGAAACGTCATACAGTTCACAGAGAAACTAAGTAA
- the dcd gene encoding dCTP deaminase, giving the protein MILTDQQILECMEQGSIKVEPFRRECLGTNSYDVHLGKTLAVYEEKTLDARKHNKIRTFEIPEEGFVLMPDTLYLGVTSEYTETLKHVPFLEGKSSVGRLGIDIHATAGKGDVGFCNYWTLEISVKQPVRVYTGMPIGQLIYFEVKGDILTSYNVKPSAKYNDKKPIPVESMMWKNSF; this is encoded by the coding sequence ATGATTCTTACGGATCAGCAGATTCTCGAGTGCATGGAACAAGGGTCTATTAAAGTAGAGCCCTTCCGCAGAGAGTGCTTAGGTACGAACTCTTACGATGTTCATTTAGGCAAAACTCTCGCGGTCTACGAAGAGAAGACGCTGGACGCAAGAAAACATAACAAGATTCGCACCTTTGAAATTCCTGAAGAGGGTTTTGTCCTTATGCCTGACACCCTCTATCTTGGCGTGACTTCGGAGTACACTGAGACTTTGAAGCATGTCCCATTTTTAGAAGGTAAATCGAGCGTCGGTCGCCTAGGTATTGATATCCACGCTACAGCGGGTAAAGGCGACGTTGGTTTCTGCAATTATTGGACTCTGGAGATTTCGGTAAAACAGCCGGTTCGTGTTTACACTGGCATGCCGATTGGGCAGTTGATATACTTTGAAGTGAAGGGTGATATTTTGACGTCTTATAACGTCAAACCTTCAGCAAAGTATAACGACAAGAAACCCATTCCAGTAGAGTCAATGATGTGGAAAAATTCATTCTAA